A DNA window from Impatiens glandulifera chromosome 7, dImpGla2.1, whole genome shotgun sequence contains the following coding sequences:
- the LOC124944623 gene encoding uncharacterized protein LOC124944623, whose amino-acid sequence MRIRKLAKLRGLTLGNNNATFSQMNSLSSSSSCSSPTAFRLQSHICRLNQSPWDVVQFPSKEEEEKEEEESPPSPLLQVDVIRNAVSNFISSSGAVDRFDDEKKTSNELDKGNETRRSEKKRGRKPIMKARSLKPLCDN is encoded by the exons ATGAGGATCAGGAAACTTGCAAAGCTTCGTGGGTTAACTCTGGGCAACAACAATGCCACTTTCTCACAGATGaattctctctcttcttcatcttcttgttcttctcCAACTGCATTTCGTCTTCAATCTCACATCTGTCGCCTCAATCAATCTCCATGGGACGTTGTTCAATTCCCttccaaagaagaagaagaaaaagaagaagaagaatcccCTCCCTCTCCATTATTacag GTGGACGTTATAAGAAACGCTGTTTCTAACTTCATTTCATCTAGCGGAGCTGTTGACAG ATTTGATGATGAGAAGAAAACTAGCAATGAATTGGATAAAGGAAATGAAACTCGCCGGTCGGAAAAGAAGAGGGGCCGGAAGCCAATAATGAAAGCTAGGTCACTTAAACCCTTATGTGATAACTGA